GGAAACCAACGATCAGTTGAGCCCTCACCCTGCCCTCTCCGAGATGATGCCCCTCACCTCTTCTCCTCTCCCGGGTAGGGAGAGATAGGGTGAGGGGGAGAGGTGGCGGTGAGGAGGGAGGCCTCGATGACCGTCGACGACGTCAAGCGCGTGCTCGTGGTGGGCGCCGGCCAGATGGGCTCCCAGATCGCCATGCAGGCGGCGCTCCACGGCTATCAGGCAACACTGAACGACCTCTCCCGAGAGATTCTCGAAAAAGCCATGAAGTCGAACCGCGGCCACCTGGAGCGGCGTGTCGCCAAGGGCCAGCTGGCGAAGGAGGCCATGGAGGCGGCGATCGGGCGCGTGACGCTCGAGCCCGATCTGGGAAAGGCCGCCCGCGATGCCGACTTCGTGATCGAGGCCATCATCGAGCGCCTGGAGCCCAAACGCGAGTGCTTCGCGAAGCTCGACCGCTTCTGCCCGCCTCGCGCGATCCTGACGACGAACAGCTCCACGCTGATGATCTCCCAGATCGCGACCGCCACGAAGCGGCCCGCCCAGTGCGCCAACATGCACTGGTTCTACCCGCCCCTGGTGATGCGCCTCGTGGAGGTGGTGAAGGGCAAGGAGACGAGCGAGGAGACGGTCCAGCTCGTTGCCGCGCTGGTGAAAAGGATCGACCGCGAGCCCGTCATTCTGCGCAAGGAGCTGCCAGGGTTCCTGGTCAACCGGATCCTGCGCGCGCTCGGGCGCGAGGCGTACTACCTCCTCGAGGAGGGCGTCGCCGGATTCGCCGACATCGACAAGGCCGTGGAGCTGGGTCTGAACCACCCGATGGGGCCGTTCAAGCTCGCCGACTTCTCGGGCCTGGACATCGGCTACAACGCCCGCCTCGAGACCTACGAAGTCACGAAGGACCCGAAGGACCTGCCGCCGAAGGCCCTCGAGGCGCGCGTCAAGCGCGGGGACCTCGGCCGCAAGAGCGGCAAGGGGTTCTACGACTGGAGCACGGACCCGCCCGCGCCCACCCCCGATTGAGCTGAGCCGGCCGCGCGCCCAGATTTACCCGGTTTCGCGGAGAATTATCAGCCTTTCCGGCCGCTCGCACCGAGGTTACCGCTGCGCTGCCGGCTGCTCCGACAAGTCAGGCTGGCGTACCCGGTGCCTTTCCGATATAAATGCTGGCATCGTTACCGGTCAAAGGGGAGCGACGGGTGCGTCCGGTCGCGTTGTGCTTGGGCAT
This genomic window from Candidatus Rokuibacteriota bacterium contains:
- a CDS encoding 3-hydroxyacyl-CoA dehydrogenase family protein translates to MTVDDVKRVLVVGAGQMGSQIAMQAALHGYQATLNDLSREILEKAMKSNRGHLERRVAKGQLAKEAMEAAIGRVTLEPDLGKAARDADFVIEAIIERLEPKRECFAKLDRFCPPRAILTTNSSTLMISQIATATKRPAQCANMHWFYPPLVMRLVEVVKGKETSEETVQLVAALVKRIDREPVILRKELPGFLVNRILRALGREAYYLLEEGVAGFADIDKAVELGLNHPMGPFKLADFSGLDIGYNARLETYEVTKDPKDLPPKALEARVKRGDLGRKSGKGFYDWSTDPPAPTPD